A portion of the Gigantopelta aegis isolate Gae_Host chromosome 10, Gae_host_genome, whole genome shotgun sequence genome contains these proteins:
- the LOC121383918 gene encoding uncharacterized protein LOC121383918, with the protein MGDEMTAEDKLMLMRCQLQLQKAQVENTILIAKAKLRQRDREVVKKVVSTPLNRRKKRTIWLRKWLARRPDLGQYARLMDELKKEDAKGFCNFLRMSYQIYQEILTRIEHRIKPKKSKYRKPLTAGIKLAITLRYLASGDSYHCLMYAFRVAHNTISKVIRQVCDAILVEFAEELIPCPETPDEWKKIAKQFGGRWQLHNCVGALDGKHIAIQCPRRGGSLYYNYKGYHSIILMALVDADYKFIWVEVGSNGSAGDAQVFNNSELKEAIDNGVLGLPDPEPLPNDDKPMPLYIAADDAFTLKKRLMKPFSKKNMSHSERVYNYRLSRG; encoded by the coding sequence ATGGGCGATGAGATGACGGCCGAGGACAAGCTGATGCTGATGAGATGCCAGCTTCAATTGCAAAAAGCTCAGGTTGAAAACACTATCCTGATTGCCAAAGCGAAGCTacgacagagagatagagaagtcGTGAAAAAAGTTGTATCTACACCACTGAATAGAAGGAAAAAGAGAACCATCTGGCTCAGAAAATGGCTCGCCAGAAGACCAGACCTGGGTCAGTACGCACGGCTGATGGACGAACTGAAGAAAGAAGACGCCAAGGGCTTCTGTAATTTCCTGCGCATGAGCTATCAGATATACCAAGAGATCCTGACACGCATTGAGCACAGAATCAAGCCGAAGAAGTCAAAGTACAGGAAGCCTCTGACAGCTGGCATTAAGTTGGCAATAACATTGCGGTACCTAGCATCAGGGGACAGCTACCACTGTCTGATGTATGCCTTCAGGGTCGCACACAACACCATCTCCAAGGTCATCCGTCAGGTCTGCGATGCAATACTTGTAGAGTTTGCTGAGGAACTAATTCCCTGTCCTGAAACGCCAGATGAGTGGAAGAAGATCGCCAAGCAGTTCGGCGGCCGATGGCAGCTGCACAACTGTGTGGGTGCCTTGGACGGGAAGCACATCGCCATACAGTGTCCTCGGCGTGGTGGCTCGTTGTACTACAACTACAAGGGGTACCATTCCATAATCCTCATGGCCTTGGTCGACGCCGACTACAAGTTCATTTGGGTGGAAGTAGGCAGCAATGGATCAGCCGGTGATGCTCAAGTGTTCAACAATAGTGAGCTGAAGGAAGCCATCGACAATGGAGTGTTGGGCCTACCTGATCCTGAACCTTTACCAAACGACGACAAACCAATGCCGCTCTATATTGCTGCGGATGACGCCTTCACCTTGAAGAAGAGGCTCATGAAACCTTTCTCTAAGAAGAACATGTCACATTCCGAGAGAGTCTACAACTACCGACTGTCCAGGGGGTGA
- the LOC121383919 gene encoding protein ANTAGONIST OF LIKE HETEROCHROMATIN PROTEIN 1-like: MASTAEYRTIAYLFGVGKSTVSESIHDVSEAIINVLMDEYLYFPKDDDLKEVINGFQKKWNFPNFAGAIDGYHIPIIGPQDSHGDYLNRKGWYSLILQGVCDHKYIFRDINIGWPGRVHDARVLANSELFFKGENSILFPHWLKTVSLPEKDVTIPIVLIGDPAYPLRHWILKPYSNLSSLSDEQKTFNYRLSSARMTIENSFGRLKGRWRCLQKRLDVDVQFACSVIAACVVLHNIRETHNQLYDENWDEKDPQDVTGEIENDRNLDAGEKSGVLIRKHITQAFANGF, from the coding sequence ATGGCATCGACTGCGGAGTATCGAACTATAGCGTATCTGTTTGGAGTGGGAAAATCCACAGTATCAGAATCTATCCATGATGTGAGTGAAGCCATAATAAATGTCCTAATGGATGAGTATTTGTATTTTCCTAAGGATGACGACCTGAAGGAGGTAATAAATGGATTTCAAAAGAAATGGAATTTTCCTAACTTTGCTGGGGCGATTGATGGATACCACATTCCCATCATTGGACCACAAGACTCCCATGGTGATTATCTTAATAGAAAAGGGTGGTACTCGCTCATCCTGCAGGGTGTGTGTGACCACAAATACATATTCAGGGATATAAACATTGGTTGGCCTGGGCGCGTACATGACGCCAGAGTGTTAGCAAATTCTGAGCTCTTCTTCAAGGGTGAGAATTCCATCCTATTCCCACATTGGCTGAAAACAGTGTCTCTTCCAGAAAAAGATGTCACAATACCAATTGTCCTTATCGGTGACCCGGCCTACCCTCTGAGGCACTGGATTCTAAAACCGTACAGTAACCTGTCTTCTCTTTCTGACGAACAGAAGACCTTTAACTACAGGTTGAGTAGTGCCCGAATGACCATAGAAAATTCGTTTGGACGTCTCAAGGGTCGATGGCGGTGTCTCCAGAAGCGCCTGGATGTAGATGTTCAGTTTGCTTGCAGTGTCATTGCGGCTTGTGTTGTGCTACACAACATACGCGAGACCCACAATCAGCTCTATGATGAGAACTGGGACGAAAAGGATCCACAGGATGTTACTGGTGAGATAGAAAATGACAGAAACTTGGATGCTGGGGAAAAATCAGGAGTTCTGATTCGAAAACATATTACTCAAGCCTTTGCTAATGGTTTTTGA